A single window of Nicotiana sylvestris chromosome 5, ASM39365v2, whole genome shotgun sequence DNA harbors:
- the LOC104222319 gene encoding protein transport protein Sec61 subunit beta-like, producing the protein MALGGGGPQRGTAAAAAANLRRRKTAGGGGAAGGAGGNMLQFYTDDSPGLKISPNVVLVMSIGFIAFVAILHVMGKLYFVRREA; encoded by the coding sequence ATGGCTTTGGGTGGAGGTGGACCACAAAGAGGGACTGCTGCAGCAGCTGCTGCTAACCTGCGTCGAAGGAAGACCGCTGGTGGTGGTGGAGCTGCAGGAGGAGCAGGTGGTAACATGCTCCAATTCTACACTGATGATTCCCCCGGACTCAAGATATCCCCCAACGTTGTGCTTGTGATGAGTATTGGCTTCATAGCTTTTGTTGCCATCCTTCATGTCATGGGTAAGCTTTACTTTGTCCGCAGAGAGGCCTAG
- the LOC104222320 gene encoding uncharacterized protein, with the protein MGFETTSSSKSVNDAAHTSAATAEQIYGESKPCSVPMTGAPSTSTLSAPLSGSSVLPSLQLAEEMKPDIQPVDLLHSTIEMWERVVANKKTDQEVIEEGLRHFYEGINYFCLQSKRLQEATAKYNEAAKASDDLEKMRASLKDKLAESNQKLEDYEKEKEKLEHELAGAANTITTLTSEKDSLLRVQTILHQKMVELKKELEEAGRAAIQKYKASSLYRQELMEYAAPYMGKGMKLAIEKIKAKDPTFDLKTYGLEM; encoded by the exons ATGGGGTTTGAAACTACAAGCTCAAGTAAGTCCGTCAATGATGCTGCTCATACatctgctgctactgctgaacagATATATGGAGAGTCTAAGCCGTGCAGTGTTCCCATGACTGGTGCTCCTTCGACCTCCACTCTTTCAGCTCCATTATCAGGCAGCTCAGTGCTCCCTAGCTTGCAGCTTGCTGAGGAGATGAAGCCTGACATTCAACCCGTTGATCTTCTGCACTCAACAATTGAGATGTGGGAACGGGTTGTCGCGAATAAGAAGACGGATCAAGAAGTCATTGAAGAGGGGCTTCGTCACTTCTATGAG GGTATCAACTATTTTTGTCTTCAGTCTAAACGCCTTCAAGAAGCCACAGCCAAGTACAATGAAGCAGCAAAAGCGAGTGATGACCTGGAAAAGATGAGGGCTTCTTTGAAAGATAAGCTGGCAGAATCCAATCAGAAGCTCGAGGACTatgagaaggagaaggagaagctAGAACATGAGTTAGCTGGGGCTGCGAACACGATCACTACTCTAACTAGTGAGAAGGATTCCCTTTTGCGGGTCCAAACAATCCTTCACCAGAAGATGGTCGAGCTGAAAAAGGAGTTGGAGGAGGCCGGTCGTGCTGCTATCCAGAAATACAAGGCTTCCTCCTTGTATAGGCAAGAACTCATGGAGTATGCTGCTCCTTACATGGGAAAAGGGATGAAGCTGGCGATAGAGAAAATCAAGGCTAAAGACCCCACTTTTGACCTCAAAACCTATGGCCTAGAAATGTAG
- the LOC104222321 gene encoding putative GPI-anchored protein pfl2: MIRRRRSTIRRRSYSSSSSSSSSPYFFLLSFNPTTASSDSSMFGYSSWPDAFGDTVLGVGASSPSAPATSTNTNTFFTGSLSPFESSAPVTAPSNTTTAKPTSTDIPTNSSSSVSTNTTLTAAMSSSLPQSTVSVPDIVTDPAICSPEQNEVAAILASQCEKLLSCQAARRAQQQAFGATLSETPSSSKPVNDDALTPAATAEQKYGESIPCSVPMTSAPSTSTRSAPLDSKSSSSVLRSSQAAEEQPYCSSVDLLHSTIGMWERVVADKKTDQEVTEEGLRHFYEGMNYFCLQFERLQVATAKYNEAAKASDDLENAMDPLKDKLAEAYRKFKDSEKEKQRLENELSGAANTITALTGEKESLLHVQTILHQKILELTRELEEAYPAAIRKYKASSLYRQELMEYAAPYMGKGVKLAIEKIKAKDPTFDPKTYGLEIYMLPPEADVDELSSEEEGDGGAEQEHNEVKPSARARDLAEGASL; encoded by the exons ATGATAAGAAGACGACGATCGACAATAAGAAGACGATCATATtcctcgtcttcttcttcttcttcttcaccataTTTCTTCTTGTTAAGTTTTAACCCTACCACTGCTTCTTCTGATTCTTCAATGTTTGGATATTCTTCATGGCCGGACGCCTTCGGCGATACTGTTCTTGGAGTCGGAGCGAGTTCTCCTTCAGCTCCAGCAACTTCTACTAACACTAACACATTTTTTACTGGTTCTCTTTCGCCTTTTGAGTCCTCTGCTCCAGTCACTGCTCCTTCAAACACCACAACAGCAAAGCCTACGAGTACAGATATTCCGACTAATTCGTCGTCTTCGGTTTCAACAAATACTACATTGACAGCCGCAATGTCTTCTTCACTACCACAATCAACCGTCTCTGTACCGGATATTG TAACAGACCCTGCTATTTGTTCCCCGGAGCAGAATGAAGTTGCTGCAATTTTGGCAAGCCAATGTGAGAAGCTTCTGTCCTGCCAAGCTGCCAGGCGAGCTCAGCAGCAGGCCTTTGGAGCCACATTGTCCGAAACACCAAGCTCAAGCAAGCCCGTCAATGATGATGCTCTTAcacctgctgctactgctgaacagAAATATGGGGAGTCCATACCGTGCAGTGTTCCTATGACCAGCGCCCCTTCAACCTCCACTCGTTCAGCTCCATTGGACTCAAAGTCAAGCAGCTCAGTGCTCCGCAGCTCGCAGGCTGCTGAGGAGCAGCCTTACTGTTCATCCGTCGACCTTCTGCACTCAACAATCGGGATGTGGGAACGGGTTGTCGCAGATAAGAAGACAGATCAAGAGGTCACTGAAGAGGGGCTTCGTCACTTCTACGAG GGCATGAACTATTTTTGTCTTCAGTTTGAACGCCTTCAAGTAGCAACTGCCAAGTATAACGAGGCAGCAAAAGCGAGTGATGACCTGGAAAATGCAATGGATCCTTTAAAAGATAAGCTGGCAGAAGCCTATCGGAAGTTCAAGGACTCTGAGAAGGAGAAGCAGAGGCTTGAAAATGAGTTGTCTGGGGCTGCGAACACAATCACCGCTCTAACTGGTGAGAAGGAATCCCTTTTGCACGTTCAGACAATCCTTCACCAGAAAATCCTCGAGCTGACAAGGGAGTTGGAGGAGGCCTATCCTGCTGCTATCCGGAAATACAAAGCTTCCTCCTTGTACAGACAGGAGCTCATGGAGTATGCTGCTCCTTACATGGGAAAGGGGGTGAAGCTAGCCATAGAGAAAATCAAGGCTAAAGACCCCACTTTTGACCCCAAAACCTACGGCCTGGAGATATACATGCTTCCTCCAGAAGCTGATGTCGATGAATTATCATCTGAGGAGGAAGGTGATGGTGGTGCCGAGCAAGAGCACAATGAGGTGAAGCCAAGTGCTCGTGCTCGAGATTTGGCTGAAGGTGCAAGTTTATGA